The sequence CACTCGTAACACGCAAGTTGTCAGGAAAgatgatttaaaaaagtttgtttttacaaaatttattttgcagcttttgaagaatcaaatttttggaaatttgtttgCCCCTTTTTGGAGCATCTCCAGAAATTTTTGAATGACAAGGGTGTTTTCTTAAGAGTttgagaaatgataataaaaaacagaataatttttggaacgtttttttttttattttaatctacagggtccggcactcgaagtgtaaatGACAGACCAGTATTGCTTACAAGCGCACGGACGCATTTTGCCGAGAATAAACGCAAAAAAGGAAAATCGATAATGGGCTTCAAACGcaaaagtgtgattgcattaaaagtcacaaccagcgattgttcgtgagatcgagcaccttaaagtaaataaagtttttgtttatcgcaccattacgcgttacaatgatactggtggcATCACGacacgtcatggaggtggtcatcaaaaggtGGTcaactgcaacgtcacgtgaaatggttcaaaaagtgaagaagcgacttgagcgaaatccccgacgaagtaccaatcaaatggcgaaaaaactgaaaacatcTGACCGTAAGACCCGcaacatactgaaaaatgatctcaaagtcaagccttacaagatccaaaagccGCATGATCTCAtaccaaagcaacaacaaggcAAACTTGAGAGAACGAAGGAGGTGATCGCTctgccgaaagcggtcaatttccgcaCATTGTGTTTTCGgccgagaaaatttttcaaattgagcaattcgaaactcccaaaacgatagggtctatttgaccgaccgttcatacgagaatttgagtcatcgattggccaccagcaggccgctgtaaccgcagatgggcgcgtACCCATACCCattgttttcatcgagcctggtgtcaaggtaaatgcgaaatattatcgagaaagtattctggaggttgccgacagaccatggacgtttcaagaGGACCCGGCACCTCGAGTGAACCaacaatggctaaaaaacaacgttccgaacttctaaacgtccacacaatggctctcaaattcagcagacgcgaatccgatggattattatcTGTGGgccttttggagagcaaggtccgaactgaAAGATCCAcaagtctcgaggcgctgaaaaaagccattctgCACGAGTGGGCTAAAAtatctgcaagtcacattcgggcagcttgcgattcgtcgTGGTTATATCGAgcgaaagtaaattgattcttaattttgtattattttcagacattttttactttgaaatgaataaaagtaatttttcatactaaatttacggcctttttaattgcagtagataatttcatggcacttattttttgaatatgaaatttAGCATATGCCTGCCACGGCAACGAGTTACATGATCCACTTTATCAGTCCAATAAATGGATTGTTATGCGCGCTGTATAGCAAGTTGTGCCGCCGATGTCGATGTCAAATGTCCTCCATGTTTAGCTGAcgaattggaaacaaaaatttagttagcatggctcgatagagccctccattcaccgtaacggcagctcgtaagaaagaataaataaaggccgataatgccgccagtgctctaagAACTTCGTaaatagatacattttttttttgttcaaagaaGATTTCGACAATTTGGCAGTGTTTTTctagcgttaaacgattcatgatgacttgtcaaACCTTACTAAACAGAAAAGTCATCGATATTTCCCATGCAGCTTAAAAAATTACTCGATACGTGCAAATATGTAAGAATCATTACGATGGGCAATTCTCGAGCAATAAAAagctggaaaaattttaaattttttaaaataatatctgGGCCTATAATCCGTTTGCTGAACCTCCGACCATTTAAAACGAAAACCTACAAGAGTACAAACCACTGTTCAACCGACACAGCAAACATTGCAAACTTGTTAGTCAGCCTGCAAGCGAACCGCGTCGTTTGTTGTCGTTCAAAGGCGACTGCTTGTTTGTGTTCATGCAAAGTGTGAGTAtgcctatgtgtgtatgtgtatgtgtatggttGCATGTTGCGGCAACAATTTTGGCGCCTACGCATTGCGCACAAACAATCCAAACTACCAATcgtaaaatattgtgaaaaaaaacgGCCGAGGAAAATTAATATCTTTCTCATAAATAAAGCTAaaccgaaaaataataaaaaacttaaatctgtggaaaaaattaaaagaaaaaatatgaacaaactAAATCGATGATTGCGTGCTTGGCCAGTTAACGGAACACATTTTGGGCTACAAAATCGATTACCTCGCGAAAGTGGAACATTACTTATATTTTACAAGAGGGGCAGTTGCTGAGGGGATGTAGTGGGACGATTAACATGAATGCACCACATTGGACTCTAAGTAAATTCCATTTGCTGGgacagatatgtatgtaaatatatatacatatgtataagtgtaaataaattgtttaagaaATGTATGAGGagcaaaatagaaaaatgtgaaatcgtCTTTAAATACCGCCGTTTGGTTTCTTTCAAATTTCCCAGAGAATTGTATGCGATTACATTCATAAAAAAGCTATTGGTCAGAGTTTTCGAAGTGTgtgagccaaaaaaaaaattataaaaatattaaagcgaAAAAGTGAAAGAAAGCTGTGAATGCGAATAATAGCACTGTTTAGCAGCCGGCTGAGAATAGATGCAATCAAGCCTggtttataaatatatagaaaagTAATTCCTCAATTCTTCAATTTTactttaactaaaattaatcaaaattgtGGGCCTTTCCCAAAAAGGGTGCGTAGaaataaatttcacaaattcggatacgagaaaaaaacaatacaaaaaaatattattgtaatttatctTCACATTTTAAGATCACACAAAATTAAGCGATGTTGTGGTCATATTGGCGCAGGAAACTGATTCACATGCTCTCTCTTTTCCATTAACCTACAAGTACAGTATAATTCCTCTTAACttaaatgcaatattttccaaGAAATTCACTGGCGAGGCGATGCGGCTGGGATTCCCCCGATATTACGGGGAGATCCCGGCGAAGTAAACTATAAACGATGTTAGATAGGATTTTGTCGTTTTCATcaatttggtttgtttttcCTGTAGGTACGGACATAGCATAGTTCTTTCCTTAACAATGAATGCAAAGCGCAAACGAATTATGGTTTCGATGCATACACGTTTAAAAGTGCTAAGGCGGATTGATAATGGTGAATCCGTAGCGAAAATATGTGCagaatttaatgttgaaaaaagCACTGTAAATGACTGGCGAAGAGATAGGCGTTCCATTGAGGAGTTTTGCTCGAAAATGGAATCTGATAGAAATCTGAATAGCCGTTgtacgagaaaaaaaccgatttgCGAGGTCGTCGATGAAGCTTTGTGGATCTGGTTTCTTCTGGAACGTCGCAGAGGTACACCGATTGGCGGcccaattttgaaagaaaaagcttTGTCTATCCACCAGAAGATTAATATTGGAGGTGACTTTGTGCCAAGTGATGGTTGGCTTAATCGATGGAAGAAGCGACATGGAACTCATTTCGCACATGTAAGTGGAGAAAAAATGTCTGCTGATACTTCTGGTGCGACAGAATTCAAGACTAAGTTTGGTGAAATGGTTAAAACAGAGGAATTATCTCCAGAACAAGTCGATAATATGGACGAGACCGGGCTAAACATTAATATGTTACCAGAAACAACTTTTCTAGGCAGTCATAAACAGTCTGCCTCTGGCttcaaaaagaagaaagaacgTATTACAGTGGCCGTGTGTTCGAATGCAGCAGGGACTCATAAAATCCCTCTTTGCGTTATTGGCAAGTCTGCTAAATCCATCTTCCCTTCCGGTTTATTATAAGTCACAAAAATCAGCTTGGATGAATTCAGACTTGTTTAAAGAGTGGTTTAATTTGGAGTTTGTTCCaaagttaaaaaacatttaaaaagtgtaaACTTGCCTATTAAAGCAATTCTTGTGTTAGATAATGCTCCAACCCATCCTCATGACTGCACTGTAGATGACATAAAATTAGTTTATCTTCCTCCTAATGTGACAAGGTTAGTGCAATCAATGGGCCAAGGAGTGATCGAAAGCTTAAAAAGACGATACACACGTAAACTTGTTTCTGAAATTCTGCAACATTCGGAGAGTGAAGACAAAGGTCATTTAGAAGTAATCAAAAAGTTCAATATCAAGGACGTTACCTATATGTTAGCTACAGCATTTCCAGAAATGCCCTCTTCAACGTTTGTTAAGTCTTGGAGAAAACTTTGGCCAGATGTTGAGAATCTAATTGTGATCTCGAATATTGCAGGgactgaagaagaagaaaacaaatctaCTTTACAAGACCTTCAAAAGTTATCGGGTAACGAATCATTACTGGCAGAAGATGTGGAAAATTGAGTGATAAACTGTGACGAACAccttgaaaatgaatttttgaatgatGACGAAATAATGGATTTAGCAAACAAAGAacaagaggaagatgatgagATTAGTGACGTTGAAGAGGAGAAAACAGTTTCTCATGAAGAAGCCAAAAATGTGAtggaaattgcattgaaatacaTTGAGCAGCAACATGAGTCAACAGCATTAGACGTTTTGGTGATTAGAAAATGGAGGATGTCGCATTCAGAAATTCACTGAAGGttaaaaaacagaagaaaaacacagactttttcaaaaaataattattacacttatattttattaatgtaaCTCAttaacatatgtaaatatgaaatacataaatatgtaaaaaatgcttcttcattttttaaatgtatgtatacaatatattatacaaGTACACTTCGGATTAACCGGCCAAAACGGCAACCGGCCAGGTATGCAGTCCCGAGGTGACCGGTTAAGAGGAATTGTACTGTATAAAATTTCATTCGGGTGTAATGCATAGATGGCACGAGTCTTATTAAATTCACCTCGTTTTGcattagtactaaccttaaaaaggcaGCTGATAAAGTTTCATGATTTGCTATTCATTAGCTCGCGAGTCTCGAGCTAAAAGtaacgctacttttgttattttcaaaccaatggatcaaaaagaatttcctgttttaattttacactgcttcctTGTGGCTAAAACACCGTTCAAGCAAAGAAACAATAAATAGCAATAAAACAATGATTTAATGACTTCAAAAGTGGTCATAGAGACGCCAATGACGCACAATGCAGTGGCCGCTCAAATGAGgcagtaacaccagaaaacatcaacaaaatccacaaaatcgatttgaatgatcgaaaagtgaagttgcgtgagttagctgacatcgtaaagatatcaaaagtaGCACCGCctgagcaaattttttttcatcgagacaacgcaccgtgtcacaagtcaatcaaaacaatggcaaaactacgtGAATTGACCTTCGaatgctcccacatccaccgtattccctAGGTTTGGCTCGCAGCGGCTACTGGCTGTTCGAAGACCTAAATATGTGCTTGTcggtaagaaattttgctcgaatgaagtggttatcgctgaaactgaacTGAACTGAGGCAAAGataatcgttctacaaaaatgatattgaaatgttagagcggtgctggaatgattgcgttgttcttgatggaaattacgttgatgaataaagctaatttttaacaaaaaaatatgttttctttgttaggcccggacATTTTCAGCACATgtgttatatatatttatttggctCTTACAGCCTTTATTGGTGTTTGGAGATTCGAGCCTGTGCGCTTTGTAATGGAAGTCGCGCAccatcccattcggctacggccgcaTTAACCAGGACTTAGATAAAAAGATTTTATGAggaagtttataatttttatagtgAGAAACCATGAAACCATTAtgaatatttatacacatagcATTTCCAGTCCTCCTTGAAATGAGATCAATCCATTCATGGATTTAGACTGTTTCGCTGCGCCAAATTTCCTCCATAAATGATAGTTTTTGTCCTATTCTATTGCGATTTATTTccagtaaattatttatttcctccagtaaaatatgtttaccctGGTGTTTGTCTCTTCTATTCAACAATGCTGGGCACAACGCCAGCACATGTTTGACGGCTTCATCTTCCTTCCCACAAATCCTGAAAGTCCCGTTGGAGTAAtggaatatgaataagttcgtgcggttttttttcgaaatctgaaactttattgacgtaaaatggttacaaatttaatattcaaaatattgtccatcgcttactactactttttcccatctttctggcaattcacggattccctttgtgaaaaattcggtcggttttgccgcaatccacgaatcgatccattttttgacttcatcgtaattacggaagtgctggtcagccaggccatgttgcatcgatcggaagagatagtaatcggatggcgcaaggtctggactatacagcgggtggggtaggacatcccatttgagcgtttctaagtatgttttgaccacttgtgcaacatgtggccgagcattgtcatgttgcaaaataactttgtcgtgtctatcggcgtattgcggccgtttttctcgcagtgctcggctcaaacgcatcaattgtcgtcggtagacatcccccgtaatcgtttcattcggtttcagtagctcataatacacaacacccagctggtcccaccagatacacagcataaccttcaggccatgaatattctgcgccgacgtcgatgttgaagcatggccagggtatccatacgttgcccgacgttttggattgtcgtaatggacccacttttcatcgccagtcacaattcgatgcaaaaaaccctttcttttgtgccgttgaagcagttgttcgcatgccataaaacggcgttcaacgtctcttggcttcaattcatacggcacccaatggcctacctttcggatcattcccatggcttttaaacgtttggaaatggttgattgatcaactcccaaagtttttgcaacctcttcttgcgtttgagccggatcttgatcgagcaattcctccaattcggtatccatgaactttggcggcgcaccctcgcgttcttcgtcttccaagccaaaatcaccacttttaaagcgtgcaaaccacttctggcacgttcgctcagatagagcatgctcaccataaacttccaccaagatacgatgactttcggctgcttttttcttcatattaaaataatgaagaagaattccccgcaaaaacacattatttggcacgaagttcgacattttcaagtgtggtaaaaatattgttgtttacgcttcaaataaaaaacttatactgacgtttgtgccttacgacagtagctctccaatgaatgtttggaaatgtggatcgatggaataataatcaagttacgccatctgttgtaaaaccgaaacgaacttattcatagtcctattattttcccAGGTTAGTGAGATTAGGATTCAATTTACtgctataatttttgttagaattctaaaattattcttacTTAGTGTCAAACAATCTTTAAATCGGTTTAGGTTAAAGCTATAAACCGAAAAACACAGTAGATTGTTCCAGTGTGATCTTCTTTGAATATTCTCTACTTCCTGAATAAGAAAAGATAAGTTACACTTTGCAAGGCCACAAAATAGCTTTGGGCCTATAAATGGGGAGGCAGCCTCTTCCCTAGCtaatttatttgccatttcgTGCCCACTAATTATTTATGGCACAAAGTAATtgatcgaaaaaaattattaacaagcGTGTCAGATATTGATTGAGGCATtgccattttttgttactaattaaaaaaagtatgaagTATGTGTTAGGTTGCATGCGCTTATGTGCACGAAGACCAGAGAACTGATTGAAATTATCAAAACGAAAATGTAGCTTCTCACCTTATGCTGGCCAATGTTTGGTATCACGTTTAACCATTTTTGTAGAAGCGGCATAGATCGGGAAGAGATAGAACCATTCAGAAAAACCTTCCGGCGAATCTCTTACTCTTTGaaaacttttcgaaattttcggAAAACTTCTTCAAGTATCTGGTTAGTTTATAGCCAAGCTTGCTGAAAATGCTATTAGATTATCCAAATGGACTGAAAACTTAAGGCATGTAGGGCTGATGGAATGTTTCCTGAGCACCGCAATGTCTCTCTGTAGATATCGATTGAACTAGATTTGAGAGCTGCTCGTCTAACCTACATAATTTCACCTACCTCATcagtttttatgcattttaaattgcatactagtttttattttcagtgGACAGTCTTCATTTAAGGAATACGATGTCCTCGcgtataaaaattaagaaaagaatgGTTATAAGAGGCCCCACACTGGCGTGCGTTATCAAACCTTACGAACTGAATACTTTGCAACCAGAGCTCATTCTGAAGCTCAAATAACGCATTTCACCCCATTTTTTGCATCGTGCTATACCCCTGAGAACAACGCCTATTACAAGTGTTCTCcctaaatacgagtatattacaTCAAAATCGAGTCCCGAACCTTATGTCGCATCAttacggcatcaacaaattggtcgagaggtgggaagaggttgcaaacagcaacggcgaatatacgTATAAATGATTAACATATAGTagatataaatattgttttttgtttaaatacaaGCCATCGAACTTCTTCCCCAATCTAATATACAGCTCCAATAAATACGGGTAAACGATATAAAGTGCTACCAATTTTACACTggttgtatctgtaaaacagctcacgacatcaacgtcaaaattgttctaatatcAGTTCAAtacattgtttataagccatcaaaagcatttgcgtctcagtcttgttgaattttttttctgtgatggaattcaaacgtaatagtgtgattgcgttatatttggttggaaaatcacaaccagccattgttcgtgagctcagtcacctcaaagtgaataaaatgtttgcgtatcgcactataaaacgttacaatgatactggtcgcatagcaaaacgctatggagggggaccaaaaaaaaccacgtagaagtggaagaaaaatggccaaagaactgaaaatatcgcaagacagcattcgatgcatattgaaaaatgagttcaaggtcaaggcttacaagttccaaaaagcacacgatctttcgccacagcaaaaaaaagttcgatgcgaaagagcaaagcagttgttgcgcttgcacgtacgtggcgaatttcctaacattgtgttttctgatgaaaaaaatttcccaaaagagcagttcataaacactcaaaacgatcgtgttcaCTTGAccaaacgctcatacgagaatatgagcctacgtatggccactcgaagcaatttcccatcgcaagtaatggtttgggccgcagtgaccgctgatggatgctctccaatcgtttctatcgagcctggtgtcaagtgaatgcgacttattatccggaaaatattttagaagctgctttagagccgtggacacgcaaacatttcggtcgtagactatagacgttccaacaggactcgccaccgtctcataaagctcgtgtgaaccaagaatggttaaaaaatcatgttccacacttcattttgtccacacaatggctgtcGAAAACGCCAGATGCAAATCCggtggactattccatctggtccattttggagagcaaggtgaaactaaaaaatatgtcagtatggatgcgctgaaaaaagcgattatacgagaatgggccaaaatatctcagaatcacattcgtgcagcatgcaactcattttttgaccgtttgaaggctatagtcaaggcaaaaggtggtcataccgAGCTAAAGtcaatatatgttaaaattgtaatcatttttgaataattttgtctttcaaattaataaaaactaatttcacactaaaaagttatggtgttttgaataggtaacacttcatatctttCACCCTGTAAACACGTGAAGGAGCTCACCCAGAAGCTCAGATATCATTCCCACTGTCTTTGTTTCCCTCGCTCTCCCTAAGCTAATCACTACGTTTTGACTTCGTCTGAATGGTGGTATcaacatttgaaattaaaaatgggaagtatttaaacttttatttacatgaatatgTACTTGAACTTTTTTATGGACCTTTTTATGGATATTAaaaactacacacacacatatctaTCATATCATCTTGGCGCATACATCCTTTTCCAAGTATGTGGTAGAGCTTCTCCTGAAATTTGTGGTTGATGTATCCTGATGTTCTGCTACAAATGGAGAAACCCACAGTTTTATGTCTTCTCCGAACGTCAGATAGCTTTAGAAAaactctttattaaaaaaaaaaaataaaacttcactTTATATATCCCGTCCCAGGCGAGACCAACCGATTGTCAGTCACGCACAAGTCCACtctatatattttacttttatttgtatcataaataatttttttctaatttttattttaaaatttttagtttttattttaattttttttttttttttgcataacgaTTTACATAACATTTTAATTATCCCATAAACTTATAATACAACACAGCGCCAGCATCGCATCGtctcagtttttatttttcttttatttatggaATACTAATTAATAGCGCCGCCGTTGTCAGATATCAATAGCTCGAAATGTGAGGCCAACAAATATCAGCAGCCTTGTCAGTTTTATATGACTTTGAGTACGTTTTTATTAATGGCCATAAAATATGACAAGTCATAAATTATGAGGGCAAGCGCACGTGATGAATAGTGGACAGGTGAATGGACTTTTTCAGTTTTCAAAGTATCAGTTTTTTGTCCGCTCCCAGCCACACATAAGCGTGATTTCCTGAAAGTGCACAGTACTACCACAGCACTTAACGCCATAAACACGCAGATAAATAGTGAGCTTAATCTAAACCGCTCCTGAGAGGCGGctgcttggttggttggttggttagagtggtgattcatccagaatccaactagcgcttccgcaccattttgatgccacatcctcgttaccaaattgtttaatagttatttgcagcaagactatatccagtctgtgcggtttaggaaccttattaggttgttgacgtctaagccagatagttgctcgagactctcgaacagcggtttgcccagggttaacattctgtccttccatagggcagggcattcacagaggaaatggaagattgtttcttttttctccggttgtttacaactatgacagtatgtgttatgagggatgcccattttggcggcttgttctccgatagaccagaagccagttatgactgccgtaagtctacagatgtcctgtcgtttcatgtttattaatgtcaacgattgcttgaggttgtaggtgggccataacgttctgctaattttgcatttcgtctggtatctccatctacaatctgcaattcgaaggtattttagggaaattgcattcttgaccgcacctagtggagtgaatactggtactgcaagagcgctattcatggcagatccccctcttgccagttcatcagctttttcgttaccttctatattccggtgtcccgggacccaaattaaggttactctatggttttcactcaagttggtgaggctgttcctactttgctccaccactttagaggttgttatagtcgcgtccagcgcctggattgcggcttggctatccgaaagaatagcgatattgcccttaaaagagaaatctgcgattagtaacctacaggcttccccaattgctagtacttccgttTGGAAGACggtgctggtattagggagacgcacagatttttcaattccaagtctatgagaatatataccagctccaacaccacaatccattttactgacatctgtatagactgtggtatcgaagttgtgtagagagaatcccttattccattatttcttagatggaaagagtgtggcaaaattcctattgaacgttaccatcgggacgatgtagtcagtcctcaccgaggttaactgagtttgtcgcaataatagactagcgtgaccataagtttttcttttccagcgacccgcttcatttaacctaaatgcactcatggttgccgtcttctttatatgtaggtctattggaataacgtgtgtcagtgcattgagagcctctcgaggacatgatctgattgcaccgaccgttattgcacaggctgatctttgtattctgctgagtaatttggtattgtactctctccctagagctttccaccaaactaccgaaccatacgataaaatgggtcgtataaccgccttatacagccataatgtatgcttaggttgaagaccccatcttcttcctagcACACGTTttcaggcatataaagcaatttctgctttccttacccgttctccgacgtttaacttccagctaagtttggagtccagaattacttctaagtactttgcactggttgataaagacagagtttgcccgttgatatttggtagggtaaaaattggtaccttgtatctggtggtaaaaagcataagttctgttttacgcgggtttaaacttagctcacatcctgtggcccaagagttaagctcgcctaacgccctttggatgatcccactgatcgtactTGGGCACAGTCTTgacaccattaacaccacatcatcagcgtacgccaccacttttaccccacctccgtcaagttttattaagattttgctgatcacacatagccaaagaagtggagataatacccccccttgtggagtgcccccgtggaccttcttggttatgttgatattacccatattagctttgatgatcctggtttctagcatggagatgacccagttactaatgcaactgtccacctccaggtATATCAACCCCCGTTGGATGGCaactgtgctaacattgttaaaggggccttcgatatccaagaatgccgccatggtataatgtttgctctctagagagccctctattgttccgatt is a genomic window of Anastrepha ludens isolate Willacy chromosome 6, idAnaLude1.1, whole genome shotgun sequence containing:
- the LOC128867141 gene encoding jerky protein homolog-like, whose protein sequence is MNAKRKRIMVSMHTRLKVLRRIDNGESVAKICAEFNVEKSTVNDWRRDRRSIEEFCSKMESDRNLNSRCTRKKPICEVVDEALWIWFLLERRRGTPIGGPILKEKALSIHQKINIGGDFVPSDGWLNRWKKRHGTHFAHVSGEKMSADTSGATEFKTKFGEMVKTEELSPEQVDNMDETGLNINMLPETTFLGSHKQSASGFKKKKERITVAVCSNAAGTHKIPLCVIGKSAKSIFPSGLL